Proteins encoded together in one Aerosakkonema funiforme FACHB-1375 window:
- a CDS encoding SagB/ThcOx family dehydrogenase, with protein sequence MAEVRGSIAQHYHERTKYDPETIATKSQGLDWSKQPVPFKEYKIGTSFDLRPYLKQEPEAAVSAEVKWWRRLSQLLFCSYGLTAKMPMPMINAEPMYLRATPSAGGLYPAEVYLISRGTPLLPPGLYNYQPKTHSLIHFWENDVWRALQDACFWHPVLDSTQLAIVTTAIFYRSSWRYHDRAYRRIYLDTGHLLGNIELACAMNDYRPHSIGGFADEAVNNLLYLNSEEESTITVIPLADLLDIKQNLPLAQTALPSGTQTDYPQVPDGELLGYFHRATRIDLSNAPKMTDATGKSLQDKYNFPFCLKVSTATRPIDWGEKLEALLHNILRRRSTRAYTGANLTLEELNALLDFTYQPQHYVEQGLDGSPDYFDLSLIETFIAVSGVDGLEDGCYYYAPLAQELRQIRFKNFRRELHYLCLGQELGRDAGAVVFHTADLKTSVAKYGDRVYRYLHMDAGHLGQRLNLAAMRFNLGVSGIGGFFDNQVNEVLGIPADEAVLYITTLGRPRS encoded by the coding sequence ATGGCAGAAGTGCGAGGATCGATCGCTCAGCATTACCACGAGCGCACCAAATATGACCCCGAAACGATTGCTACCAAAAGTCAGGGTTTAGACTGGTCGAAGCAACCTGTGCCATTCAAGGAATACAAAATTGGCACTTCCTTTGACCTGAGACCCTATCTGAAACAAGAACCCGAAGCAGCTGTCAGCGCGGAGGTAAAGTGGTGGCGGCGTCTGTCGCAGTTGCTGTTTTGCAGCTACGGCTTGACGGCGAAAATGCCGATGCCGATGATAAATGCAGAGCCGATGTATCTGAGGGCAACGCCTTCCGCCGGTGGGCTGTATCCAGCTGAAGTGTATTTAATTTCTCGCGGGACGCCGCTACTGCCGCCAGGATTGTATAACTATCAGCCCAAAACTCATTCGCTGATTCATTTTTGGGAAAATGATGTTTGGAGGGCTTTGCAAGATGCTTGTTTCTGGCATCCGGTTTTAGACAGCACTCAGTTAGCGATCGTCACGACAGCGATTTTTTATCGATCGTCCTGGCGCTATCACGATCGCGCCTATCGACGGATTTACTTAGATACCGGTCATTTACTCGGCAATATCGAGCTAGCCTGCGCGATGAATGACTACCGCCCCCATTCGATTGGCGGTTTTGCCGATGAGGCGGTCAACAACTTGCTTTACCTCAACTCGGAGGAAGAAAGTACCATAACTGTAATTCCTCTGGCAGACTTACTAGATATCAAACAAAACTTGCCGCTAGCTCAGACAGCGTTGCCTTCCGGGACTCAAACCGATTATCCTCAAGTACCGGATGGGGAATTGCTGGGATATTTCCATCGCGCTACCAGGATTGATTTGTCCAACGCACCAAAGATGACGGACGCGACAGGGAAATCTTTGCAAGATAAGTATAACTTTCCCTTTTGTCTGAAAGTTTCTACGGCGACAAGGCCGATCGATTGGGGAGAAAAGCTGGAAGCACTCTTACACAATATTCTCAGACGTCGTTCCACTCGCGCTTACACAGGCGCTAATCTCACTTTGGAGGAACTGAACGCTTTACTGGATTTCACCTATCAACCCCAGCACTACGTTGAGCAAGGTTTAGATGGTTCTCCAGATTATTTCGATCTGAGTTTAATCGAGACGTTTATTGCTGTCTCAGGGGTCGATGGGTTAGAGGATGGCTGCTATTATTACGCACCACTAGCCCAAGAATTACGACAAATTCGCTTTAAAAACTTCCGACGAGAGTTGCATTACCTGTGCCTGGGACAGGAACTGGGACGGGATGCAGGGGCGGTGGTGTTTCACACGGCTGATTTGAAAACGTCTGTGGCGAAGTATGGCGATCGCGTTTACCGCTATTTGCACATGGACGCGGGTCATCTGGGAC